In Colletotrichum higginsianum IMI 349063 chromosome 1, whole genome shotgun sequence, the DNA window GATAATCTCGGCTCCCTGGAtgccatcctcctcgtccgaggacTCGACTTGAATGGTGTTTCTAACTCTCGTGTTAGCGTAAATGCTCATCTTGGCGGGAGAAGATCGGGCAGCAATCAATTTCCCAGGGTGAATCGTGCACATACACTTGGCTCATTGGGAGCGTTCCGGCGTCGCtgttcttcctcttcctcgatgTCGCCTTCTTCACTCTTTGTGCCATGCACATGTGGAAGTAGTGGAACAAGCCCGCGATGACCAGAACGGGTGTGCCGAGAGCAAGAGCCCAGGGCCTGTTGCATGCAGTTAGTAAACTTGCGAGGCCTGTAGGCATACTGACGAGGTTACTCACGGGTGCTTCCGCTGTCTCAGTTGATGCACGAGAGCTAGAATGACGCCGCACACAGCAATGAGAGATCCGACCTGAATCATGGTAAAGGTCGACCAGTAAAGCGACATGAGATCCTCGCCATCGCAGAATTGCAATGCCATAAGAGTGAAGACCTCCATGATGACTGTAGCCAGCGACACACACACGCAGAATAGGTTGAAGTAGATGCAGCGTTTGATTGCCTTTTTTCGTTTTGCATCCGTCTCGGGAAGTTCGCTCACAGCGTCCAATGTCCTAAGCGTTTGGTCAGTAAAGTCGGTCTCTGGATGAGGGGCTTAGTGGCTATGGGGGCCTACCGAGTGTAATTCCATGCTGCCAAGAACAGGATAAAAAGGTTGAAGACAAACAGAAGCCAGTACAACAGGTCAAATTGCCACCTGTCTAAGTGAGCAGCAAACCTGGCGTAGTGTGCACACCGCACAGGGTCATAAGGCGTGAAATCTTCCTCGTTGGCAGCCATCGTGAAGGTTGACTGGTGTTGAAGATGTGTTCACGTATTCTTGATGTCGTCTGGTTGGCCCGGATGACAGAGCGTGGATTGAACTAACACTTTGACAGGTGGTGATGCAAGAGGCTCTGCTTCTTTATAGGAAAAAGAGTCGTTTCGTATAGTCCCCGTTTCTGCAGGGTTGCACAGAGTCGGTGCGGACTTGTCCAGACTTGCGCGTACGGGCAGGGAGGCGCCTTCAGTCAGGCTCTGTTGGTAGCAGGGGTTGCCGTGGCCCTATAGCTCATGAGGGGCACCCCGGTGTGTCCTGCGAGATTTTGAGGGGACAAggctttggggggggggggggggggggggggggcgtgtaGATGTGGAAATATAGATCAAGCTCCCAAGGCTTGTCGGATAGATTGTGAGATTGGCTCAACCTGAGATAGAGCAAGATAGCGTACAAACTGCCAGAAACTACTGCAACACTGTAGTCAACCCAAGGCTGGCTGCTCCACTCGGTCTTCCACCAACTGGTGGATCCTTGGTCAAACTCATCTTGTCACCAACGATGCACTGATGCTGAGTCAAGTGCGGAGGTAGGCCAGGAATAGCGCTTGAAACAAGATGACAGCGAGCAGCGTTGTCGACTTGGCTTGCGGTGATCCGCATGTGGAGGGCGATGCTGTCTGGGCGATGTCTGGGCAGTCTCTTGGCAAGATGCGCGGGGCTAAGACGCACCTACATTGCCGATCTGTCGGCGGGCCTTTTGTGACGCCTCAGGTGAGATTGGATTGGTCCGACGCCGCATTATTCTCCGGTCTAGGGGGCTGAGCAACGACGTTCGGATTTGTAACCCAGTTGCCCAGATGCCCAGATGCCCCTCTGGCCCATGGTGTTCCTTGAGCTCGACAACTAGCTTCCCCGGTCCACGCTGCTCAACTCCGTCCTTGATCCGTCCAATGACACCTCGAAGCCGTCGGGTCGATGTCACCCCACACGTCTCATCAACGAACCCTCAACTCAACATGTGTTCCTCAACTCATTCCCTCCATCAGCTCAACTCTGTCGAGCATCATCCCCTTCAGACCGAGATACTCCTTGAGAGACTCCCATTCGatgccgccctcctcgccatgTCTCCATTTCTCTCGGTAACCCCACGCGCAGGCAATATCGTCCATGCCGGCGCGCTCTTCCTCGCGGAGCCAACGTTGGTGCAATGGGATGCCAGGCGCCCAAGTGACCCGTCGCATGTGATCGTTGGCAGTGGTTTTGGCAACCATCCCAATGGTTGCCGTGAATCCCAGGTAGGCCAGGATCGCCGCGAAGGCGAACTTGGTAGCGGTCACGGGCTCCATTGTGTTCTGGAATGCCGAGAGATTGGAGGCAAGAGCGTAGACGCCAAAGGGGGCCGCACtcacggccgaggcgggcaGAAGCGCCTTCCGCAGAAGCTTTTGGCGGTAGAATGCTTGTGTTGCGTAGCAGGCCTCAACGATGCCAATGGCAGCGTCCAGGTTCTTGGCGTCGATGGCAGCCCCCTGAGCTGTTTCGGCCACGCCTgcctcgatggccttgtcTGCTCGGTTTGGGTTCTGCTCAACATACGAGATTGAACCCTCAACCGCCTTTGGTTTGGGCTTTGACGCATACAGTTCGAAAACATGGGGAAGTGTCTCGGGCCTGCCAAGCCTAGCTTGGATGTTTACGTATAAGTCCAAGACCTGGGGACCAATGGAAACGGTGGGGTGGGCAATGATTTCGTATGCTGACTCGGAGATTGCATCGACTGTATCCTTGACAGAAATCGACGGGATCGACGTGCTGCTAGAATTAGAAGCGATCGAGTTGGAGTCCAGGGATAGGAGGCTCGAGGCGGTCGATGCGGcgagggccgaggccgaacGTATCTCCGACTTGGATAGATATGGTTGAATCGCAGTCGCGGCGCCTTGGCACGTTTTCAAGGCTGCGATGACGAGCTGTGGAGTGGGAATGCCGTCCGTGGATAGAAACCGCTTCTTGCTCTGCAGAACCACGCCCGCCACCTTGCTCAGATCAGGGAGCTCCTTGAACGACGTGCCTGTCATTGCGGGCCTCTCGTGACCGGTTTTGTGCGAACCCGAAGCGGATACCGTGCTCGCCAGACGGTTTCCGCTGGTAACTCGCCTTAAAGTGATAATTTCGCGGATATTGGCAGATCGGGAAGGGACGATTGACGATATGTTTGGCTTGGCGGTATGTTGCATTCGAGTCTGTTGACCAACACTTGGTGAAAAGGTTACACATAGTCGACAAAAAGATTGAGGTCGCCGCGTCGCTGGCCGGATAATGGCAGTCCGCATCatcttggtggtggtggcggcagAGAGGGTTCGGCGTCGGGTgttcgaggaggacgcgTGTTCGGCGAAAAAGGATTGGACGACCTGAAGCAACAGACAaagagcgagcgagcgagatTCGTCGTCGATCGGCCTATCTAGGCTGCAGTAGTGGTAATAGTAGTGAGAACTGGGAAGCAATTGGGGGCCAGGTGATCTTGTCGATGCGTAGGTAGCCAAGATAGTCCGGCAGAAGGAGTCGCCGGGCGGGTGAAGCAGAAGCTGTATCGAACAAGCAACCGGGAGAGGCCGTCTGGGCCTTGGAAAGAAGGCGGGATATGATGAGGACTACGGTGCGAAAGCCGACGAGGAACCCGGCAGATGGGAGGCAACAGTATGAAGCACAAAAGACCAACAAAAAAGAGAGGGTTGCGCTGGACGCGACGGAGGCTCCGGGGAAGCTGAGAGCTTCTGCAAAATTTCCACCCGAGCCCCAACAGCACGTCGTCCAATTACCCGCACCTGGTCCCCTGGCCTTACACTACAGGTGATCACTCACGCGCCAGGGAGGCGGCTCTTCACAAGGCTCGCTCGGGAGATGGCGGCCGTACCAATGAGACTGGCAGCCGATCCACTTTAGTGGGGTAAGAAACCGTAAGTACAGGTGAGTACTGATACTCCATCCAGCACTCATACAGTACTTGAAAGGTCACTGGAGAAACGTAAACGTTCTGCCAATCGGCGCTACGCACGGGTTTTTCACAAACTGTCCCGTACTCTCACGCCGTCTGCGAGCTGTTCAACAACACTTCCTCCCAGACATTCGAACTGTAGATCGCTGTCTAGTGATGCACTGCAATATACTAGAGGGAAGTAGACAATCTTGGTAATTCTCTAACATCTTGGAACCCGTTCCGATTTATCTTCTTCGCTACACCCCCTGTTGTTTTCTCGAATGGCTGCCTTTGAGGCGTTCCGAGCTTGCGTGTTTTTCAGCCACAGGTACGCGCGAGGAACCTTTTGGGCTGAGGGGTCTGGAGGTACCTCAAGTACTGGAGACTGCTCGGCGAAACGGAAGTACCGCGAAACACGCAGAGGCGCTCTGGCCCACTCTGAATGCAACGGTTGCACCGCCTGCCCCTAACGACGCCGCATCTTCAAATGACGGATCAAGATACCGCCCGAGAGATGACGAAACACCACGCGGCTGGAAAGCAACCCCAGAGTACCACCATCCCACCGCCCCTGGGAATGCACCCATCGATTCCTCGAGAGCCTCTTATTTCTCTACTCTTGAACCACTACCCTGCCGTACGACGGTACCGTATTTGAACGACATCCATCTCCAAAGTCGCCTCCGCTCGACCCCCCGACCGACGACGTGCCCATCAGCGAACAACTCTCCGTCGACAATACGTCGGCTTTATCATCGCTCCCACGACATCGACAGCAGCATAGAATAAACGCCATAGATAATCTATTCGTCATGccccctccaccgccgccgccgccgcctccgatGCCTGCGATGGGTggccctccgccgccaccccctCCGCCAGGAGGTCCTCCGGGAGCTGGTGCTCTGCCTGCTAGACCGCCTGGAGGGGCGAACAGAGTAAGGAGTCACTGCTCATGGGGCATCTACGCACCTTTTCTGTATGTGTAACCGGGCTAACACGACTTACAGGGGGCTCTTCTCACCGATATCACTAAAGGCAAGGCCCTCAGGAAAGCCGTTACGAACGATAGGTCCGCCCCGATAGTTGGACAGTCATCCGGCGGCCCAGGGGGCCCGCCTGTAGGAGGTGCACCACCAATTCCAGGCTTGGGAGGTCTACCCAAACCTCCCGGTGGATTGGCCCCTCCGGTGCCGGGAAATCGAGCTAGAAGCAACAGTGACCAGAGCGGAAGGGAAAGCACACCTGCGCCGCCGATGGAGGCGGCACCACAGCTTGGTGGTCTGTTTGCTGGCGGCATGCCAAAGCTACGCAAGACTCGTGGAGCTGTCGACACGGGCGCTTCTGCAGACTCTTCGTACCTCTCGGATCCTGAGAGCAACGTGCGatcatcctcggcgccgaagccACCAACTTTCGGAGCGCCAAAGCCTCCAGGAGgtgcggcgccggccccgccGGGAAGACCGCCTCTACCTCCCCCCACCGCTGCCCCAGCACTACCGCCATCGATCGCCAACCTGCGCAAGACGACGAGCGATGTACCCAGACCGGGCTCGTCAGCATCGATGAAAGGACCCCCGCCTCCCATCGGCAAGAAGCCTCCACCACTGCCTGCATCCCGGAAGCCTTCTTCCACGCCCTCCAGCCATCCACCCCCAGTACCAGGTGCACCAGCTCCTGgagcccctcctcctcctcctccgtcaaATGCTCCAgcacctcctccacccgcGCCCCCCTCGGCACCCCCCTCGGCAcccccctcggcgccgccgcccccccctgCCGCTGTTGCACCTCGAGCTCCAGCGCCGTCACCACCCTCACGATCCCCAgcacctccgccgcctccaccagCATCGAATGGGTCTTCACCGCTGGCAATGCAAGCTGCCCTGCGAGCAGCCGGGCAAGCATCTCCCAGTGCTgctcccccgccgccgccttcaaaCGCACCATCAccccctgctgctgcacccCCCCCGCCAGCCGCTCCCCCTTCACGGGCCCGCGCCGGTTCCGGTCTTCGTTCGTCCATGTTGGACCCAAGTGCTTTCACTCTGGCTCCCAACGGCGCAAAGAGCCCTAGTCCTACTCGATCTAGCACGACGGCCAGTCTGCACGccggtggaggaggtggcggcggaggtggtcAACGGTACATTGTTCAAGATCCACGGTGGAAGTTTCAAGACGAGGCTATGCTACCAAAGCCGAGGGATTTCGTCGGCGGTCCTCGACgctacagggctggcagaGGCAGCAGTGTTCCCCTTGACTTGAGTGCTCTGTGAGGtgctcatcatcggcggtgTCCTCTCCGCGGCCTGGTCAACATCAGGGGCTTTGTTAAACTTCAGGTCTAAGTGACGGACATTCTCCGCCAATATACATGATTCAAGCAATCGACTGCTGGATGAGTCCGAGTGGAAATGTGTTCCCTACCGCAGCATCCAATGTTACCATAAATGACCCTACGTAAGAAAGCATTCGAGCATTTGAACGATCCGCTTCCCTCGGTGGTTCTATTGATAGAACGCAGGGTCTCAGCaaggcgagggcgtcaaATCGGGACGGAGACTCAGGCTTGGGGATCCATGGCAGTACAAGCATCTGTCAAGCCTTGGTCAAGCATTTTCGCGTCGGGGTTTCTGAGGGCGTCGCCGCATCGAGCTTTTCTCTTGGAAACGCATCGGGCCTTGGCGAAACGGTCGAGTGAGACGCGACCAGATCGCCCGGTTCGCATTCGCGCGTCATGTGTCTTTTTCCTCGGAGGCCATGGATCTCTCAACCATCACCACACGCACTTGGAAACCTGTTTCTATCGCTGCCTGGGGAGTGTGGTCATCAGGGGGGCCGCTCGAGGGTGTGAGGTtcgaaagagaaagaggaaaaTTAAAAGGGCTTAGCAAACGCAAAAGAAAACTTtaagggggaggggccatCACATTGATCCCTGATAAGAGAGTGGAGGAAGACGATACATAGCATCGTGCTAGCGATTTGACCCCTCTGTCTTTTCTCGTCGCCGGTCGTTCGCTAGATAACTCGTCGTAGAAATTGATCAAGATGAGGATCCAAAAATATCTCGGGCGCGCGTGACTTGTTGCCTAAacgggagggggagggggagggggtatggatggatgggtcgTGCGAGCCCTGTCATGGGTAGGTATCTTGGAAAACAGAGAGAGGTGGGTGGGGGGACGGGACCCCCAGGACCGGGggttaggtaggtaggcatgTTGAACGAGCGATCATCTCGGACCTAGGGTACGTGCGAAATGGATCTCGAGCGAACATACGGCTGGGCACGTAATACCACGCGCTTCACACTCATGGAACGAACGCTGAACGCTCTCATGTTTGGAACGTGATAACGCCCGGTGGACAGGCAGATAGGTTCCAGCCTGACGGAATGTGACGACGTTGAGATGGGCCGGTGCGTCGTTGTAACCAACTCGGGCCCCTCGCTCTCTTCGGCTGTCCAGGCGCCTCTGAACTTGTCAGAACCAGCGACATGGAAGAAATTACGCATCCCGGCGAGAGCAACACGGATGGAATCCACAGCcaacctctctctcacatGCGCGGAAGTAGACACGACCTGCTGCAGAAGGTGAACCGTAAAACCGTGCCCTCATGTATTAAACTACCCTAGGAAAAGCCGAGTTGAGAAGAGCCATCCCGCAAATCAAGGTTTCAGTTATGCCCGCCGGCCAGATTATTGGGCGATGGGAACACGGGGCTCAtggaagggggaaagaaaTCCAGGCATCAATCAAcccttgatggcgtcgacgaggcaaGCCTTGTTTGCGCAGACTCCCGAGGCCCCACGACATTGAATGATCCGATAACCTCACGCCTCGCTTTCATTtcgatctctctcttccaactcccctcctcccagaGGCCCGCCCAGATTAGATTCGAGATCCCCGCAAATGAAAGATAGAAAGACAAGAGAAGAAAAGCTTTCATGCCATGCCGGGCCAGTCCTTGGCCGTTTCCACTTCGGCTCCCACCCCCCAGGTCTGGAGATCATTTCACATAGCAAGTGAGGAGAGGGGACGGAGAAGCGGTAGGGGGTAAGaaataaaaagaagaaaaataaCTCAAATGTCAACCGCTGCCCCTGAACCCCCATTTTCGTTTGCCAGGTATGTTCTGCATTTCTTCCCCGGCATGGGGGAAGAATAGGTATCCATGAGTAGAAAAATCAGTCAGTCATCTATATTCGTCGCaatgaagaaaaaagaggaCCAGCAGTAAGGTTTGCGTGGAAGACAAAGACCCAGAAGGCCTCGCAAGGTCCAATATCCCGGATCCGTCCGTACGTAAATAGCATCCGACGCTTCATGATTCAGACGGCGCGTTGCACGATCGACGCTGATTCAGAACTTCTCAAGCGGCAACGCTGCGACCAACCCCCGCACCCCACCTCAAGCGGCGAAGACCGCCGCCGGACGACCGAATAACTTCTCGCCCGCACGACGAAGAGTCTGCCACAGTCGAGGCGTTGACGCCCACACCTGCCGAGAGGGCTTCCTGGCGTCCAACTTCGCGGCCGATCACGTAGCCAGCGCCGAATCCCACCACGGACACCAGGACTACGACACCGGCGCTCACGACCCACGTCAGCAACGTCGGGCTGATGAGAGCGTCGTCACTCGCCGCCAccttctttttcttggcCGCTCTCGAAGACCGGGTTTGTGAAGGAGTACGCTTGTGCTTGTCGACACCGTCGCTCCTGGGTGACGAGGAGGCAGAAgacgttgtcgtcgtccgtggGCGCGCGACAGGTGACTTGGCAGACGGGGCGCCTTGAGTTTGGGTATGTTTCTCAGTCATGAGCTCAGATTCGGGCATCAGCCGTAACTCAACAGGTTGAGAGCTAGGTCCGACCCCGGCGTGCGCCGACGGAACGCCAGGTCGCTCAGTATCCTTGTACTTGGGCAGACCGCGGGCTGCAGCAGCGCATGACAGAAGGGTGGTGAGCGACGCACGAAGAGCCGCGTCGTTGTCAGCTTGATAGGCGGGAGACATAAAGTTGGGCGGGCCGCGCTGGACTCTGGTCTGTGATCGTTGGGAGAGGGCAGGCCGCACACCGCTGTGCGGGTGTTGGTGGATCGCCGAGTTGGCCGAGTGACTTCTGTTCAAACCCGAGGGCGGATGAGAAAAGGCGTTTGGCTGGGGTCTGAAGACAGGATCGTCGGGGACACGCCCCAGGGCTGTGGCAATCTCATCGCTGTCGTCGGAATCCTCCGATTCCCCTCGGggccgctgctgttgctggaaTGACGCACGCAAGAAAGGCTGGACGTTCTCGGTTGAGCTTGTCAGGCATCTATCCTCCTCGCTTTCGCTCTCCTCGTATTCCTCTTGACTGCTTGTGCCAGCGTGAATGGCCGTTTGGTCGACATGGAAAGATCGCGGCACAGGCTGGCTCTGGTGATGTAagcgacgccggcgggcaGCCATGGACCCGCCGACGCGGAGACCTGTCGTGACGATATCGTCGCCGATGGACGAgagggacgacgaggacggttGCGACGAAATTTCAACCCATGATTCTGGAAATTTTCGTGTCAGCTTTTCGCCAATATCCCGGAGGTAGTGGTGTCCTTCTGGTGACTGACCGTCATTTCGTCTCCGTGGGCCTACTGCGAGCTGTGCTCCGTTCACCGACACCCTGCCGTTCTGCATGCTCTGCTGTCCCGCGCGCTCGTCGCGCTGCTGTCCGTCCATTCTGATACGctaataatagtaaaaaGGAGAAAGTACGCCGGGAAAGAATTTGAAAGAAACCGAAATAAGCGGAAAAGTAGCAAAGAGTTcggtcgtcgtggtcgttCGAGATGTTGTAATCGTCGACGAGCGAACGTGTGTGGGGGGCTACGTCCTCCGTCCGAAACCCCGCGTTTTGGAGATAAGATACGCTCGTGGTGGGTTCTATCTACTAGTGTAATATGGGGTCCGAGATTGTCTGTTCGcgcgcgacgccgacgatggtTCGAAAAAGTGCTGGTGCACGATGTAGTGAGGCGGGAGGCAGGAAGAAAAAAGTTGCAGGTTAGGAGAGAAAGATTGCAGTAGACCGCTTCAAACTATGGCTGGCTCACCAGGCACGCAGGGTCGGTGAGATGGTGTTGAGGCCCGgttgctggctggctggctgactgGCTGGGCCTTTGCATGCTacggaggagaggggagggagggggagcatCTGTCCAAGGATTCCAGGCTTACCACGATACGGCGGGAGAGTTGTGTACACCACAACGACAACGTCCAGATGATGTACATCTGCAGCATTCATTGGCCAGCGAGGTACCTGTTTCCCTGCTCCGGCGCTCGAAGGTTCCGGGCACTGTACCGTGTCAGGTGCTTAGACCACCAACCAACACTATCAGGCAGCGCCGGGGCTGCTGCAAACGGCGCGATAAGCACAACACAGTGTGGTCTGGAGGATTGTCCTCAACATGAATGACGCTATCGATCCCGTTCGTCGTTAACATGCCACTGGTAAGCTTGCACTAAGTGTACatcgtccaggccgtcaaGGGCTGCATTGCAGGGGGTTAAGTGGAGCATATGTTTTTTTGGCTGCGGGAAGCGCGAGCTGCGCCCACCTTTTGATCAGTCTTCAGCTTTTATACGGATACTGACACCGGCTCTTCACGTCGGGCACGCATTCCACCCCACCGTCCTCGTCTACCCAGTGCAGACAACTGCGGAGAGAGTGTGCAGTTCGGCCCATTTAGTGGTCCGCAACTTACAACCCGCGACAAGGACGATCCCAAGACACGCCGTGATTGTCGTCTTATAATCGTGCTCCAAGTCATGCCAGGATCCACTGACGTGTTGTGgtccccctccttctcggtctaccgccccccccccccccccccccccccaacagATTCTGTCCGTTTTGTACCTCGAGCCTGGCTTCTAGGTGATTCAGAGGGCAAGTACGAACGCATGAGTGGGTTCGATCAGCCCGCCTTGCTGACGGCGAACAGGTGCTTCCCCCGTGACCCATGTTTGTTAGACAGGCGCGGGGTGACCAGGGGACGAGTGTTCTAGCGGGACTGAGAACATTTGGGGTCGTGGGTTTTCCCATCACGGGGCTGAGTGCGCATCTCGTGCCGCCCAATGACGCACTGCCAGCCGGGAAGCTGAGCACGAGGCTGCTGTCGATCGAAGGAAGATCCGAGCGAACTCCTGAGAAGGGGAGAAACAAACACCACATTGCGTCCCACACGAGATGGCCACATCATGTTCAAAGTACGGCATTCACGGTCACGCATCGTGGAGGGGGGTAGTGATTTCATCGAGGAAAAGATCAAAACTTTTTGtattataataacagccGGTCCCCAAACGCCAAGTCCACCTGGCAAGTGTACATGCCTTTGATATGGCATTCACGGGGGAGAAGGTATACTTACTCCATTGGTCCTGCGTCGCATTGCATTGGTATCGTTCCAAGTTCAAGAGTAACCGTAACCGAAGGGAATAATAAAACGCCTGACCAGCCACAAAGTCGTCGACAGCCAAAGCTGTTGAAAGCAACCCCCAGAGCCCACAGAAGCCGTCGTCATCTAGAACTTTGAGTCCCCTCTAACGCGACTCGCAAAGATGCAAGACACCGAGAATCTTCCTCAGTTTCATGATAATAAGCCGTCTGCCCACTGTGAAGATGCTGCGATGCAACATATGCCCTCTTGGTCAACCCACAATAGCGTACAGATCCGCATCGTCTCGCTCTGGTATATTGTAGGAGCACGAGACTGCCACAAGCCAACGGTCCCAAATGAAAAGCCCTCAGGTCCATCTTGTCTCCGAAGAGACTGCTCTCAAAGCCCACAATTCCCGTAGGAAAGAAACTTGTCTCGAACCGACAGCCCACAGTAGCCCACAGGAATGCCCGCGTAGTGCCCTCTGATTAACCATAAGTGTGCAACTTGCGTCACCGTTTAGAAGGTGACCTTCTGGCCCTTGAAGTCGCCGAAGCCACCACGGTTGGTGGAGGAAAATCCACCACGGCCGCCACGgccaccacggccaccgcggtcaccaccaccacgtcCACGACCACCGAAGCCACCgcggccaccaccacggccaccaccacggccgccACCGAAGCCACCGCCCTCACGCTGGGGCTTCTGGCCGGCATAGTCCAGGCGGACGGCACGGCCGCTGCGGCCCTCGCCAACGTACTGGCCGTTGAGCTGAGCGAAAGCAGTCTTGGCATCATCAATGGAGTTGAAAGAAACGTAGCCGAAGCCCTTGAGGTTGCCCGACTCGCTGAAGGATGTTAGCGTTGTGCATGGAAGGATCAAGTTGTATAAAAGCACTTACGGGTCAGTGGGCAGGCGGACGCTGGTGACCTCAGCAGCTTCGCTGAAGAAAGCACGGACGGTGTCCTGGTCGACGTCAAAGGGAAGGTTGCCGACGAAGAGAGTGTCACTCTCGGGTGAGACAGTGTCGCCGTGCTTCTGGGCGCGGTCGAAAGCGCGTGCCTGGGGGTTACCCTCTCCAGCGGGCTTCTGGCCGGAAAAGTCGATGTTCATAGCACGGCCGGCGAGCTCGCGGCCCTGGGATCCCTCaagggcagcggcagcagcctcaGGGGTAGCAAAGTCGACGTAGCCAAAGCCACGGCTGCGGCCGGTGGCCTTGTCGGTGACGACGCGGGCACCGGTGAGATCAGAGAATTCCTGGAAAGCCTCGTACAGAGAGTTGTCATCGACAGCCCAGGCGAGGGAGCCGACGAAGAGAGTAGAGCTCTTGTCGGAGATATCGGTGCGAGCCTTCTTGCCGGGGATGACAGGCTCGTCAAGAGCCTTACGCTTCTTGGAGGGCTCTTCAACCTTGGCCTCAGTCTCAGATGCTTCCTTAGAGTCGGAggtctcttcctcctcatcggaGTCGGAGTCGGAGGAGTCGGAGCTCTGTCGGGACAGTATTAGATGATGTGCATAGATGGGAAATTGTGTTGATGGAACTCACGGCCtcagccttcttctcggtCTTCTCGTCGTCAGAAGAGTCGGAGTCGTCAGAGTCCTCCTCAGAGTCGTCACTGTCGGAGGACTCAGCCTTCTTAGCGGCGCCGTTGGTCTTGGCCTTAggggcctcctcctcctctgaTTCGGAAGAGTCGTCAGAGTCGGAGTCGGAAgactcggccttcttggcggcggccttggggGCAGCAGTCTTCTTGGtgggcttctcctcctcctcagaGTCGGAAGAGTCGCTGGAAGCCTCGGACTCGGATTCCTCCTCGCTGCTCTCGGaggactcggactcgggctcgacgaccttcttggacttcttgGAGGCCGCCTTGGTCTTGGACTTGGggctctcgacggccttggcgacggcggcgctctTCACCTTGGTGAGAGGGTCAGCAGCCTTGCTGACCTTGGTGGTAGACTTGGTCTTGCCCATTGCGAAGGTGTGAAGAAAACGTAGATTGAGGGACGTGAA includes these proteins:
- a CDS encoding WH2 domain-containing protein, yielding MPPPPPPPPPPMPAMGGPPPPPPPPGGPPGAGALPARPPGGANRGALLTDITKGKALRKAVTNDRSAPIVGQSSGGPGGPPVGGAPPIPGLGGLPKPPGGLAPPVPGNRARSNSDQSGRESTPAPPMEAAPQLGGLFAGGMPKLRKTRGAVDTGASADSSYLSDPESNVRSSSAPKPPTFGAPKPPGGAAPAPPGRPPLPPPTAAPALPPSIANLRKTTSDVPRPGSSASMKGPPPPIGKKPPPLPASRKPSSTPSSHPPPVPGAPAPGAPPPPPPSNAPAPPPPAPPSAPPSAPPSAPPPPPAAVAPRAPAPSPPSRSPAPPPPPPASNGSSPLAMQAALRAAGQASPSAAPPPPPSNAPSPPAAAPPPPAAPPSRARAGSGLRSSMLDPSAFTLAPNGAKSPSPTRSSTTASLHAGGGGGGGGGQRYIVQDPRWKFQDEAMLPKPRDFVGGPRRYRAGRGSSVPLDLSAL
- a CDS encoding RNA recognition domain-containing protein, with amino-acid sequence MGKTKSTTKVSKAADPLTKVKSAAVAKAVESPKSKTKAASKKSKKVVEPESESSESSEEESESEASSDSSDSEEEEKPTKKTAAPKAAAKKAESSDSDSDDSSESEEEEAPKAKTNGAAKKAESSDSDDSEEDSDDSDSSDDEKTEKKAEASSDSSDSDSDEEEETSDSKEASETEAKVEEPSKKRKALDEPVIPGKKARTDISDKSSTLFVGSLAWAVDDNSLYEAFQEFSDLTGARVVTDKATGRSRGFGYVDFATPEAAAAALEGSQGRELAGRAMNIDFSGQKPAGEGNPQARAFDRAQKHGDTVSPESDTLFVGNLPFDVDQDTVRAFFSEAAEVTSVRLPTDPESGNLKGFGYVSFNSIDDAKTAFAQLNGQYVGEGRSGRAVRLDYAGQKPQREGGGFGGGRGGGRGGGRGGFGGRGRGGGDRGGRGGRGGRGGFSSTNRGGFGDFKGQKVTF